The Coffea eugenioides isolate CCC68of chromosome 8, Ceug_1.0, whole genome shotgun sequence genome has a segment encoding these proteins:
- the LOC113779935 gene encoding anamorsin homolog isoform X1, with translation MALMLETSGHENILALTEQVILQFGEVLNALRMVNKEGITQIDPLIITQASLQSSVPVESSSIDVVVVISKSSEFPNDALFLEISRILMPGGTVLVHLTSQSTPLQETKSSLERKLLLAGLLDVKSSEAGQSIGISGKKSSWKIGSSFSLKKQTKSLPAVQIGDDTDLIDEDTLLSEEDLKKPQLPVGDCEVGKTRKACKNCTCGRAEAEEKVKLGLTMDQLNNPQSACGSCGLGDAFRCSTCPYKGLPPFKMGEKVTLSQNFLAADI, from the exons ATGGCATTAATGCTG GAGACATCGGGTCATGAAAATATACTAGCTCttacagagcaagtgatcctgcagtttggtgaagttttgaaTGCATTAAGGATGGTGAATAAAGAAGGGATTACTCAAATTGATCCTCTGATCATCACTCAAGCTTCATTGCAGA GTTCTGTGCCAGTTGAATCTTCATCTATCGATGTTGTTGTGGTCATCAGCAAGTCATCTGAGTTTCCAAATGATGCGTTGTTTCTGGAGATCTCAAGAATTTTAATGCCTGGTGGAACAGTGCTGGTGCACCTGACTTCCCAATCTACTCCTTTGCAAGAG ACAAAGTCTTCCCTTGAGCGCAAGTTATTGTTGGCAGGACTTTTGGATGTAAAATCATCTGAAGCTGGTCAGTCTATTGGG ATTTCGGGTAAAAAGTCTTCTTGGAAGATTGGTTCATCCTTTTCTCTaaagaaacaaacaaaaagTTTACCTGCAGTCCAGATTGGTGATGATACGGACTTGATAGATGAGGACACCCTGCTAAGTGAAGAGGATTTGAAGAAACCACAGCTGCCTGTGG GTGATTGTGAAGTTGGAAAAACTAGGAAAGCATGCAAAAATTGCACTTGTGGGCGGGCTGAAGCGGAAGAGAAAGTGAAGTTGGGACTTACTATGGACCAGCTGAACAATCCTCAGTCTGCCTGTGGCAGT TGTGGTCTAGGTGATGCTTTCCGCTGCAGTACATGTCCCTACAAGGGTCTTCCTCCATTCAAGATGGGTGAAAAG GTTACTTTATCTCAGAACTTTCTTGCAGCTGACATTTAA
- the LOC113779935 gene encoding anamorsin homolog isoform X2, translating into METSGHENILALTEQVILQFGEVLNALRMVNKEGITQIDPLIITQASLQSSVPVESSSIDVVVVISKSSEFPNDALFLEISRILMPGGTVLVHLTSQSTPLQETKSSLERKLLLAGLLDVKSSEAGQSIGISGKKSSWKIGSSFSLKKQTKSLPAVQIGDDTDLIDEDTLLSEEDLKKPQLPVGDCEVGKTRKACKNCTCGRAEAEEKVKLGLTMDQLNNPQSACGSCGLGDAFRCSTCPYKGLPPFKMGEKVTLSQNFLAADI; encoded by the exons ATG GAGACATCGGGTCATGAAAATATACTAGCTCttacagagcaagtgatcctgcagtttggtgaagttttgaaTGCATTAAGGATGGTGAATAAAGAAGGGATTACTCAAATTGATCCTCTGATCATCACTCAAGCTTCATTGCAGA GTTCTGTGCCAGTTGAATCTTCATCTATCGATGTTGTTGTGGTCATCAGCAAGTCATCTGAGTTTCCAAATGATGCGTTGTTTCTGGAGATCTCAAGAATTTTAATGCCTGGTGGAACAGTGCTGGTGCACCTGACTTCCCAATCTACTCCTTTGCAAGAG ACAAAGTCTTCCCTTGAGCGCAAGTTATTGTTGGCAGGACTTTTGGATGTAAAATCATCTGAAGCTGGTCAGTCTATTGGG ATTTCGGGTAAAAAGTCTTCTTGGAAGATTGGTTCATCCTTTTCTCTaaagaaacaaacaaaaagTTTACCTGCAGTCCAGATTGGTGATGATACGGACTTGATAGATGAGGACACCCTGCTAAGTGAAGAGGATTTGAAGAAACCACAGCTGCCTGTGG GTGATTGTGAAGTTGGAAAAACTAGGAAAGCATGCAAAAATTGCACTTGTGGGCGGGCTGAAGCGGAAGAGAAAGTGAAGTTGGGACTTACTATGGACCAGCTGAACAATCCTCAGTCTGCCTGTGGCAGT TGTGGTCTAGGTGATGCTTTCCGCTGCAGTACATGTCCCTACAAGGGTCTTCCTCCATTCAAGATGGGTGAAAAG GTTACTTTATCTCAGAACTTTCTTGCAGCTGACATTTAA